The following proteins are co-located in the Brevibacillus laterosporus DSM 25 genome:
- a CDS encoding MgtC/SapB family protein: MELIILAKLMLSAFLGIVIGIERELKQKPLGLKTSVIISVSSCLLTIVSIESAQFYAETSINNRTDPMRLAAQIVSGIGFLGAGVILRRNNDVISGLTTAAIIWSSAGIGIAVGSGFYYEAALGAAMILFSVQLLPYLVNMIGVRKLQGKELKIRLFLDEHSHMTAIIQKFKEEDMKIKNVWLKDVDKQRVQMDLRLVVYDHIYITDIYEMVHNLNGVARVEIDS, translated from the coding sequence ATGGAATTAATTATTTTAGCAAAGTTGATGCTTTCTGCTTTCCTTGGAATCGTAATTGGAATTGAGCGTGAATTAAAACAAAAACCACTGGGATTAAAAACCAGCGTAATCATATCGGTTAGTAGCTGCTTACTGACGATTGTTTCGATCGAATCTGCTCAATTTTATGCGGAAACGTCTATTAACAATCGGACAGACCCTATGCGTTTGGCTGCACAGATCGTTAGTGGAATCGGTTTTTTGGGTGCAGGGGTCATTTTGCGCCGAAATAATGATGTTATTTCTGGCCTTACCACAGCAGCAATTATTTGGTCTAGTGCAGGTATTGGAATTGCGGTCGGGTCGGGCTTTTATTATGAAGCAGCATTAGGAGCTGCGATGATTTTGTTTTCTGTGCAGTTGCTCCCATATTTAGTAAATATGATTGGAGTTCGAAAATTACAAGGAAAAGAGTTAAAAATTCGTCTGTTCTTAGATGAGCACTCACATATGACAGCGATTATCCAGAAATTCAAAGAAGAAGATATGAAGATTAAGAATGTCTGGTTAAAGGATGTTGATAAGCAAAGGGTACAGATGGATCTACGTCTGGTTGTGTATGATCATATCTATATTACTGACATCTATGAGATGGTACATAATTTAAATGGGGTGGCACGTGTAGAGATTGACAGCTAG